One segment of Schistocerca cancellata isolate TAMUIC-IGC-003103 chromosome 2, iqSchCanc2.1, whole genome shotgun sequence DNA contains the following:
- the LOC126152425 gene encoding intermembrane lipid transfer protein Vps13-like codes for MEGPEEFAEGLSYGAQSLFGHIIGGAMGSASLISSYLGENRSSLNFGEDYRKKRKVCLQHCSDMPEMLILTANSFIMGVTLGMSGVVVKPLTGAQQDGFEGFFRGTGKGLMSLITKPSGGVLDIVGMASDGVKRAVEMGEDIVMRKRLPRYMNPYQGIKPYSRYEAIGMHLLNTLSKGHYCDTDTYWAHACLTNDAKRAVLITLQHVFLLEKCRLWGIWDIEWVIRIDDIMKVPHVSDNMLIFKVRQDESCNFFPGDERHVVCEDLAVLEWLQKKTEAVMILSMEDKPCPAEV; via the coding sequence ATGGAAGGTCCAGAAGAGTTTGCTGAAGGCTTGAGCTATGGAGCTCAGAGCTTGTTCGGGCACATTATTGGAGGTGCCATGGGCTCAGCTTCTCTTATATCCTCATATTTAGGTGAAAACCGTTCCAGCCTTAATTTTGGTGAAgactacagaaagaaaagaaaagtttgtcTGCAACATTGCAGTGATATGCCAGAGATGCTGATATTGACAGCAAATTCTTTCATAATGGGAGTGACATTAGGAATGTCTGGAGTTGTTGTGAAACCACTTACTGGTGCACAACAAGATGGATTTGAAGGATTTTTCAGAGGTACTGGAAAAGGTTTAATGAGCCTCATTACTAAACCTAGTGGAGGTGTTCTTGATATTGTGGGAATGGCATCTGATGGAGTAAAAAGAGCTGTTGAAATGGGAGAAGATATAGTAATGAGAAAGCGTCTTCCTCGCTACATGAATCCATACCAGGGTATAAAACCTTACTCAAGGTATGAAGCTATTGGCATGCATCTGCTGAACACATTAAGCAAAGGGCACTATTGTGATACTGACACATATTGGGCACATGCATGTCTTACAAATGATGCTAAAAGAGCTGTTCTTATCACCCTTCAGCATGTCTTTCTACTAGAAAAGTGTCGACTGTGGGGCATCTGGGACATTGAGTGGGTGATCAGGATTGATGATATTATGAAAGTTCCCCATGTATCGGACAATATGCTGATATTCAAAGTGAGACAGGATGAAAGCTGCAATTTCTTTCCTGGAGATGAGAGGCATGTGGTATGTGAGGATCTTGCTGTTCTGGAGTGGCTTCAGAAGAAAACTGAAGCTGTTATGATTCTGAGCATGGAAGACAAACCATGCCCAGCAGAAGTGTGA